A DNA window from Fragaria vesca subsp. vesca linkage group LG3, FraVesHawaii_1.0, whole genome shotgun sequence contains the following coding sequences:
- the LOC101304169 gene encoding vacuolar protein sorting-associated protein 22 homolog 1-like translates to MRRRPGIGGLQNAAAARDQYRALGQNVAQIRTDLMKEQLATFKSQLEDFARKHKNDIRKNPAFRSQFHDMCTKVGVDPLASNKGFWAELLGIGDFYYELGVQIVDICLATRPHNGGLINLQELCNLLRQRRKNDREAVSEDDCLRAISKLKVLGNGFEVISVGKRKLVRSVPTELNKDHNEILELAQSQGFVTVDEVERRLSWTSGRAIDALDTLLDEGLAMIDDGHKDGTRRYWFPCVSSISTLVGADT, encoded by the exons ATGAGGAGGAGACCTGGTATTGGTGGTTTACAGAATGCTGCTGCTGCTAGG GACCAATATCGGGCGCTCGGCCAGAATGTGGCCCAGATTAGAACGGATCTCATGAAGGAGCAGCTTGCCACTTTTAAAAGCCAGTTAGAAGATTTTGCTCGCAAACATAAG AATGACATTCGCAAGAATCCTGCTTTTAGATCACAATTCCATGATATGTGCACTAAGGTTGGAGTAGACCCCTTGGCCTCCAATAAGGGTTTCTGGGCAGAGCTTTTGGGGATTGGTGACTTCTACTACGAACTTG GAGTGCAAATTGTTGATATATGCTTAGCAACAAGACCCCACAACGGAGGCTTGATCAACCTGCAGGAACTCTGCAATTTGCTTCGTCAGAGACGAAAGAATGACCGTGAAGCTGTTTCCGAGGATGATTGCCTGCGTGCTATAAGTAAGCTGAAG GTATTGGGTAATGGTTTTGAGGTTATTTCTGTTGGAAAGAGGAAGCTTGTCCGTTCTGTTCCAACTGAGTTGAACAAAGACCATAATGAAATTTTAGAGCTTGCCCAG TCTCAAGGCTTTGTGACTGTTGATGAGGTAGAGAGACGGCTATCTTGGACCAGTGGCCGTGCAATTGATGCCCTTGACACTTTACTAGAT GAGGGTCTTGCAATGATTGATGATGGCCACAAAGATGGTACACGCCGATATTGGTTCCCATGTGTATCTTCCATCTCTACCCTTGTTGGAGCCGACACTTGA